The sequence TAAGCGGTCATTAAAGGCTTTAGCGTTTTTTAACGCCCCATTTTCTAAGAGCTTTGCGCTGTCAAACAGCAAGTGCGCCACATCGGTGAGTAAGGCGTGATCTTCCACGCCCTTAAGCTTTTGGATGATGGCGTGTCCGATATTGAGTTCTAAAGTCTTGGGCTGTTCTTGCACACTTTGGCCCATTTGGCGCATTAAATTTGCCATCATGGCGTTTTGTGCATCGCCCACAAGCGCGACCGCTGAGTGCAAATCTTTAGACAAGGCGACTTCTTTCACCTCATCTTTTAAGGCTTCTTTAAACGCCTCTATCACTCCCTTAAACTCCTCTTTCTCTGTCTCGCTGATTTCAGCTAGTCCTAATTCTTTTAAGGTTTCAGCACTGGCTGCGTCTTTGAAAGGAGTTTTGTCGTATTCGGTAACCCCGGGCATGACAAAGGCATCCACTTCATCGCCCATTAAGAGCACATCAAAGCCCTTTTGGGTGTATTTTTCTAGGAGTGGGGAGGCTTTGAGTAGGTCTAAACTCTCGCCGACCATGTAATAAATGCTTTTTTGTCCGCTTGGCATGCTGGCCTTGTAGGCTTTGAGCGATAGCGACTCTTCGCCCTTACTGCTGGCAAAGCGTAGCAAGTCTAAAATCTTGTCTTTATTCTCAAAGTCGCTGTGCAAGCCCTCTTTCAACACCCGCCCAAACTGAGCGTAGAACTTCTTGTAAGTTTCTGTGTCTTGGCTTAATTTTTCAATCTCGGCTAGGATTTTTTTAGTGGATGCGCTTTTGATGTTAGCTAAGATTTTATTTTGTTGCAAAATCTCACGGCTCACATTCAAGGGCAAATCCTCGCTGTCAATGATCCCACGCACAAAGCGCAAATATTGGGGCAACAACTCTTTGTCGTTGTCGGTGATGAATACCCGTTTAACATAGAGTTTCACGCCTGATTGGTAATCCACTCTAAATAAGTCAAAGGGGGCGGTGCTTGGGATATAAAAAAGCGTGTTGTATTCTAACACCCCTTCGGCTTTGTTGTGTATCCACGCCAGCGGTGCGCTGTTGTCGTGCGCAAAACTTTTGTAAAACTCTTTGTAGTCCTCGTCTTTGAGTTCATTTTTAGGCATGCGCCAAAGGGCTTTTGCGCTGTTGATTTGGGTGCATTTGTCCTCTGTAACTTCTTTCTTGTTTCCGCCCTCGCCCTCGCTTTTGGTTTCAGTGTAGCTTAAGAAAATGGGAAAGGGGATGTGCTCGGAGTATTTTTTTACAATGTGCTCGATCTCCCAGCGGTTGGCAAATTGTGCCTCCTCGTCTTTGAGATACAGCGTGATTTCTGTGCCAAAGCCTTCTTTGACGCAAGGGCTGATTTCATAAGAGCCCTTGCCATCGCTCACCCACGCAAAGGCTTGTTCGCTTAGGGCTTTTTTGCTTTGCACCACGACTTTATGAGCAACCATAAAGCTAGAGTAAAAGCCCACGCCAAACTGCCCGATAAGCGCGCTGTCTTTCTTTTGATCCCCGCTCAAATTAGCTAAAAAGCTCTTTGTGCCTGATTTGGCGATCGTGCCTAAGTTTGAGATCAGCTCTTCTTCGCTCATGCCAATGCCATTATCGGCGATCGTGAGACTCTTGGCTTTTTCATCAAAACTCAAATTGATTTGGGGGTGAAACTCTAAAGACTTATGCGCCTCATCGCTGATCACCATGTAGCTCAATTTGTCGAGGGCATCGGAGGCATTTGAGATGAGCTCCCTTAAAAAAATCTCTTTATTGGAATAAAGAGAGTGGATCATTAAATCCAAAAGCTGGTTAATTTCGGTTTGGAAAGTGTGT is a genomic window of Helicobacter sp. NHP19-012 containing:
- the htpG gene encoding molecular chaperone HtpG gives rise to the protein MASTKHTFQTEINQLLDLMIHSLYSNKEIFLRELISNASDALDKLSYMVISDEAHKSLEFHPQINLSFDEKAKSLTIADNGIGMSEEELISNLGTIAKSGTKSFLANLSGDQKKDSALIGQFGVGFYSSFMVAHKVVVQSKKALSEQAFAWVSDGKGSYEISPCVKEGFGTEITLYLKDEEAQFANRWEIEHIVKKYSEHIPFPIFLSYTETKSEGEGGNKKEVTEDKCTQINSAKALWRMPKNELKDEDYKEFYKSFAHDNSAPLAWIHNKAEGVLEYNTLFYIPSTAPFDLFRVDYQSGVKLYVKRVFITDNDKELLPQYLRFVRGIIDSEDLPLNVSREILQQNKILANIKSASTKKILAEIEKLSQDTETYKKFYAQFGRVLKEGLHSDFENKDKILDLLRFASSKGEESLSLKAYKASMPSGQKSIYYMVGESLDLLKASPLLEKYTQKGFDVLLMGDEVDAFVMPGVTEYDKTPFKDAASAETLKELGLAEISETEKEEFKGVIEAFKEALKDEVKEVALSKDLHSAVALVGDAQNAMMANLMRQMGQSVQEQPKTLELNIGHAIIQKLKGVEDHALLTDVAHLLFDSAKLLENGALKNAKAFNDRLSATILRAF